One Cucumis sativus cultivar 9930 chromosome 1, Cucumber_9930_V3, whole genome shotgun sequence DNA segment encodes these proteins:
- the LOC101214915 gene encoding gibberellin 2-beta-dioxygenase-like, whose amino-acid sequence MVVQSQLVFDHFAPIKSCKRTALFTGIPVINLKDPEAKIQIVKACEDFGFFKLVNHGVSDELIAALESQTLKFFHLPQSEKEKAGPPDPFGYGSKRIGPNGDVGWIEYLLLNTNPQLISQKSISIFHENPEIFRCLVEEYISAMKEMACQVLELMAEGLKIEKSALSKLLKDERSDCCFRLNHYPPCPELEALSGRNLIGFGEHTDPQIISVLRSNNTTGLHICLRDGNWVSVPPDHTSFFINVGDSLQVMTNGRFKSVKHKVLADPIKSRFSMIYFGGPPLNEKIAPLPSLLEEGEKSLYREFTWWDYKSSAYKSRLADCRLTPFEIKNLTPLLT is encoded by the exons ATGGTTGTTCAATCTCAACTCGTGTTCGACCATTTTGCTCCCATCAAATCCTGTAAACGCACTGCTCTGTTCACCGGAATTCCGGTGATCAACCTCAAAGACCCAGAAGCCAAAATCCAAATCGTCAAAGCCTGTGAAGATTTCGGCTTCTTCAAGCTCGTCAACCATGGCGTCTCCGACGAACTTATCGCTGCTCTCGAATCCCAAACTCTAAAATTCTTCCATCTCCCTCAATCGGAGAAGGAAAAAGCAGGGCCACCCGACCCATTTGGATACGGCAGCAAAAGAATTGGCCCAAACGGCGATGTGGGTTGGATTGAATATCTTCTCCTCAATACAAATCCCCAACTCATTTCCCAAAAATCTATCTCCATTTTCCATGAAAATCCCGAGATTTTCCg GTGCTTGGTTGAAGAATATATATCAGCAATGAAGGAGATGGCTTGCCAAGTGCTGGAATTAATGGCAGAAGGGTTAAAGATTGAGAAAAGTGCTTTGAGTAAGCTGTTGAAAGATGAAAGAAGTGATTGTTGTTTTAGGTTAAACCATTATCCGCCATGCCCGGAACTTGAAGCTTTGAGTGGAAGGAATTTGATTGGGTTTGGGGAACATACAGACCCACAGATAATATCTGTGTTGAGATCAAATAATACTACAGGACTTCATATTTGTTTAAGAGATGGGAATTGGGTTTCAGTTCCTCCTGATCACACTTCCTTCTTCATCAATGTTGGTGATTCATTACAG GTGATGACTAATGGGAGGTTTAAGAGTGTAAAGCACAAGGTTTTAGCAGATCCAATAAAATCAAGGTTTTCAATGATCTACTTTGGTGGGCCACCATTGAATGAAAAGATTGCACCTTTACCATCACTATTGGAGGAAGGAGAGAAAAGTTTGTATAGAGAATTCACATGGTGGGATTACAAAAGCTCAGCTTATAAATCAAGACTTGCTGATTGTAGGCTAACCCCTTTTGAGATCAAAAATCTCACCCCTTTGCTGACCTAA
- the LOC101214674 gene encoding calcyclin-binding protein: MAEDLSLDLEELRLLHTIAKRPRVISLITSQIRTLEQLSEQSVPRTPTPIPVSTSIAKVPINSSIVYTPLPGFSWDQDNDKVKIYISLEGIEQEKVEADYKQLSIDIKFHDVKGKNYRFAIPKLNKEIVPEKCKLLVKPTRAVITLYKASKGNWSDLNLKEDKLKPGLDKERDPMAGIMDLMKNMYDDGDDEMKRTIAKAWTDARTGKTADPLKGFP; this comes from the exons ATGGCCGAAGATCTTTCCCTTGATTTGGAAGAGCTTCGTCTCCTCCACACCATTGCCAAGAGGCCTCGCGTCATCTCTCTCATTACCTCTCAGATTCGCACCTTAGAGCAG TTATCGGAACAGTCCGTCCCACGAACTCCCACTCCTATTCCTGTTTCTACATCAATTGCTAAGGTGCCCATCAATTCATCCATTGTTTATACTCCACTACCGGGATTCAGTTGGGATCAAGACAATGACAAAGTGAAG atatatatatcGTTGGAAGGAATTGAGCAAGAAAAAGTTGAAGCTGACTACAAGCAATTATCGATTGATATCAAGTTTCATGATGTCAAAGGCAAGAATTACCGGTTTGCTATTCCTAAGTTGAACAAGGAGATTGTTCCTGAGAAGTGTAAGTTGCTTGTGAAACCAACAAGGGCTGTTATCACGTTGTACAAAGCTTCAAAGGGGAACTGGTcagatttgaatttgaaggaGGACAAG CTCAAGCCGGGTCTTGATAAGGAACGCGACCCAATGGCAGGAATCATGGATTTAATGAAG AATATGTACGACGACGGagatgatgaaatgaaaagaacaaTAGCGAAGGCGTGGACTGATGCCAGAACTGGCAAGACAGCTGATCCACTTAAAGGGTTCCCTTGA